In Pseudovibrio brasiliensis, the following are encoded in one genomic region:
- a CDS encoding methyl-accepting chemotaxis protein has protein sequence MSLRLRIFAAANAVFLLGFIALITVVSVLMSNSSEEAGQELLIENAQVQADLANQTISEAQIITASFADQLEQTLLHADLSREQVANIARDFFSSNPTIDGLTTSFEPNTIGEDATHVGQDYNSEAGRFSPYFSRKDGKTGWRIAGADEADADSWYGLPLRLGRDVVTPPYSFESQGNTVMAVSMSSPVFNVNGKAIGVVTGDVFLNGLIASLEASRKFKSGFVGLVSDDGKWVAHSNTELKGEEIPADIAQLIVDADTQPTVIELGDKEIATYPLTLRGTEQVWSAIVTVDKAELLAAANTTRTNAIITALICLALGVVVLWFVGSSIAKPVVGITARMNSLTKGNVDEPVAFTDRKDEIGQMAKALEVFVGNAVERLKLQSESEQEQEARALRQKHIDELITDFDDTIQESLTTVADNSTEMEISAKALTGIAEHATEQSTTAAASSEEASTNVQTVASAAEELAASIDEISRQIGQTQKVVSDATSTAQITNDKVSSLDSAAQRIGEVVTLIQAIAEQTNLLALNATIEAARAGEAGKGFAVVAAEVKELANQTSKATEEISSQIIGIQNSSQEAVGAISAITRTMADVNDITATIAAAVEQQGAATTEISENVQQAAVGTQNVAESMAGVSSAASETSATASQVLSSSQILNKQADILKDNIASFLRNVKSA, from the coding sequence ATGTCACTGCGCCTCAGGATATTCGCTGCTGCGAATGCCGTGTTTTTGCTTGGCTTTATTGCCCTCATCACAGTTGTTTCAGTCCTTATGTCCAACTCTTCAGAAGAGGCAGGACAGGAATTACTTATTGAGAACGCACAGGTTCAAGCAGATCTAGCCAATCAAACTATCAGCGAAGCCCAAATCATCACCGCAAGTTTTGCAGATCAGCTGGAGCAAACGCTCCTTCATGCAGACTTGTCCCGTGAACAGGTCGCCAACATTGCGCGCGACTTCTTTTCAAGCAACCCCACAATTGATGGCCTGACCACCTCTTTTGAGCCCAACACCATCGGCGAAGATGCTACTCATGTCGGGCAGGATTACAACAGTGAGGCAGGCCGCTTCTCTCCTTACTTCTCCCGCAAGGATGGCAAAACCGGTTGGCGGATTGCTGGTGCGGATGAGGCCGATGCGGACAGCTGGTACGGCCTTCCCCTCAGACTGGGGCGTGATGTGGTAACGCCGCCATATAGCTTTGAATCTCAAGGTAATACCGTCATGGCAGTCTCCATGTCTTCGCCTGTGTTTAATGTAAATGGCAAGGCGATCGGCGTTGTCACTGGCGATGTGTTCCTCAACGGCCTTATTGCGAGCCTCGAGGCGTCCAGAAAGTTCAAGAGCGGTTTTGTCGGTCTCGTAAGCGATGATGGCAAGTGGGTCGCACATTCCAACACCGAGCTAAAAGGTGAGGAGATCCCTGCAGACATCGCACAGCTTATTGTTGATGCTGATACACAGCCGACAGTGATCGAGCTGGGCGACAAAGAGATTGCAACTTATCCGTTGACTTTGCGTGGTACTGAGCAGGTCTGGTCTGCAATCGTAACCGTCGATAAAGCAGAGCTTCTGGCGGCTGCAAACACCACCCGCACCAACGCCATCATCACCGCGCTCATCTGCCTGGCACTGGGTGTGGTCGTTCTGTGGTTCGTCGGGTCTTCTATCGCAAAGCCGGTTGTTGGCATCACAGCGCGTATGAACTCCCTGACAAAAGGGAACGTAGACGAGCCAGTCGCCTTCACCGATCGCAAAGACGAAATCGGTCAGATGGCGAAAGCGCTGGAAGTGTTTGTTGGCAATGCCGTTGAGCGCTTGAAGCTGCAAAGTGAATCTGAACAGGAGCAGGAAGCCCGCGCACTGCGTCAAAAGCATATTGATGAGCTCATTACAGACTTTGACGACACCATTCAGGAAAGCCTGACCACTGTTGCAGATAACTCGACAGAGATGGAAATCTCGGCAAAAGCACTCACAGGTATTGCGGAACATGCAACTGAGCAGTCAACAACTGCAGCAGCGTCTTCCGAAGAAGCTTCCACCAATGTGCAGACAGTTGCATCCGCTGCTGAGGAACTGGCTGCGTCTATTGATGAAATCAGTCGCCAGATCGGACAGACACAGAAGGTTGTTTCTGATGCCACATCTACAGCGCAGATTACCAACGACAAAGTCTCTAGTCTCGACAGCGCTGCTCAGCGGATTGGTGAAGTGGTGACCCTCATTCAGGCGATTGCAGAGCAGACCAACCTTCTGGCGCTCAATGCAACAATCGAAGCTGCACGTGCCGGCGAGGCGGGTAAGGGCTTTGCTGTGGTTGCAGCTGAAGTGAAAGAGTTGGCTAATCAGACCTCCAAAGCAACCGAAGAAATCTCCAGCCAAATCATTGGTATCCAGAACTCTTCTCAGGAAGCTGTTGGGGCAATCAGTGCCATCACCAGAACCATGGCTGATGTAAATGATATCACGGCAACCATCGCAGCGGCAGTAGAGCAGCAAGGCGCTGCAACAACTGAGATCAGTGAGAATGTGCAACAAGCAGCTGTTGGTACGCAAAATGTTGCAGAGAGTATGGCAGGTGTGTCTTCAGCTGCCTCTGAAACCAGTGCCACTGCAAGTCAGGTCCTGTCATCCTCTCAGATCCTCAATAAGCAGGCTGATATTTTGAAAGACAACATCGCAAGCTTCCTGCGCAACGTAAAAAGCGCATAA
- a CDS encoding RsmB/NOP family class I SAM-dependent RNA methyltransferase, translated as MRDGGRIAAAIEVLTEINDRRRPVQEALKDWGNKHRFAGSGDRVAIGNLVFDALRHKLSHAQAMGSESARALVLATYIWGWGNQVEKLEQVMEEDRHAPEPLSDAERTALIENKQVGDNDQISANIPEWLWPHFQENFGDDALAVGRSLSERAPIDMRVNTVKSSQDKVLKRLSHLHPEASGLSPVGVRLEPVVGPRKSPHVQAEESFRKGWFELQDEASQIASILSGAQPGEQVLDLCAGGGGKSLALAAQMQNKGQIYAYDAHKTRLAPLYDRMARAGVRNIQTIDPQTGSLDICDGKMDRVFVDAPCSGTGVWRRRPDTKWRVTENALNGRIEDQAQVLETATRFVRSGGKLIYATCSLVPAENQLQVQAFLEKHSDFKLVDLAPVWEEHFGEVSSRRPLFKDGGMITLTPYHTGTDGFFIAMMERD; from the coding sequence ATGCGCGACGGTGGACGAATTGCGGCTGCAATTGAAGTGCTGACAGAAATTAATGACCGCCGCCGTCCTGTGCAGGAAGCTCTGAAGGATTGGGGCAACAAGCACAGGTTCGCAGGATCCGGTGACCGCGTGGCCATCGGCAATCTGGTGTTTGACGCGCTGCGCCACAAACTCTCCCACGCTCAGGCGATGGGATCTGAGAGTGCACGTGCTCTTGTCCTTGCAACTTATATTTGGGGCTGGGGCAATCAGGTCGAGAAGCTGGAGCAGGTGATGGAAGAAGACCGTCACGCACCAGAACCTCTGTCCGATGCAGAACGCACTGCACTGATTGAAAACAAGCAGGTCGGTGACAATGATCAGATTTCCGCAAACATCCCGGAGTGGCTCTGGCCACACTTTCAGGAAAACTTCGGTGATGACGCATTGGCTGTTGGTCGCTCTCTTTCTGAGCGCGCGCCAATCGATATGCGCGTCAACACAGTAAAGAGTTCGCAGGATAAAGTTCTCAAACGCTTGTCACACCTGCATCCTGAAGCGAGTGGCCTCTCGCCAGTTGGTGTTCGTTTGGAGCCAGTGGTGGGACCACGCAAGTCACCGCATGTTCAAGCGGAAGAAAGCTTTCGAAAAGGTTGGTTTGAGTTGCAGGATGAAGCATCGCAGATTGCCTCCATCCTTTCTGGTGCCCAGCCCGGCGAGCAGGTTCTGGATCTCTGCGCGGGCGGTGGGGGTAAAAGCCTTGCCCTTGCAGCGCAGATGCAGAACAAAGGGCAGATCTACGCCTATGATGCCCACAAAACTCGTCTGGCACCGCTCTATGACCGCATGGCACGTGCCGGTGTAAGAAACATCCAGACAATTGATCCGCAAACTGGCTCTCTGGACATCTGTGATGGCAAAATGGATCGGGTGTTTGTTGATGCACCGTGTTCAGGCACCGGTGTCTGGCGTCGCCGTCCGGATACCAAGTGGCGTGTAACTGAGAATGCGCTGAATGGCCGTATTGAAGATCAGGCGCAGGTGCTGGAAACAGCAACCCGTTTCGTGCGCTCAGGCGGTAAGCTGATCTATGCAACATGTTCGCTTGTACCTGCAGAAAACCAGCTTCAGGTTCAAGCGTTCCTCGAAAAGCATTCAGACTTTAAGCTTGTCGATCTGGCGCCAGTCTGGGAAGAGCATTTTGGTGAAGTTTCCTCTCGCCGTCCGCTGTTTAAGGATGGTGGTATGATCACGCTGACACCGTATCACACAGGAACGGATGGCTTCTTCATCGCGATGATGGAACGAGACTAA
- the guaB gene encoding IMP dehydrogenase, which yields MPTFYEPSSGHEALTFDDVLLLPGHSEIMPAQVDLHSRISRNLQLHLPILSSAMDTVTEARLAIAMAQAGGLGIIHKNMPPERQAEEVRQVKKFESGMVVNPLVIGPDATLEDALNLMEAHKISGVPVVENGGRGGTSTGRLVGILTNRDVRFASNPEQLVCELMTRDNLVTVRDNVRQDEAKRLLHQHRIEKLLVVDENQCCVGLITVKDMEKAQLNPNASKDEQGRLLAGAATSVGEEGMRRAEALIEASVDLLVVDTAHGHSQAVIDQVAAIKKRYPNVELVAGNVATPAATKALIDAGADAVKVGIGPGSICTTRIVAGVGVPQLTAILDCAAEAAKADVPIIADGGIKFSGDMAKAFAAGAGSCMVGSLLAGTEESPGEVYLHQGRSYKAYRGMGSVGAMARGSADRYFQAEVSDKLKLVPEGIEGQVPYKGPLSSVLHQLAGGVRASMGYVGAPNLPEYKERATFVRISGASLRESHAHDVTITRESPNYPGAV from the coding sequence ATGCCTACATTTTACGAACCATCTTCAGGTCACGAAGCGCTGACTTTTGATGATGTTCTGCTCCTCCCAGGGCATTCTGAGATCATGCCAGCGCAAGTCGATCTGCACTCGCGTATCTCTCGCAATCTTCAATTGCATTTGCCGATCCTCTCTTCCGCAATGGACACGGTGACCGAAGCACGCCTCGCAATTGCGATGGCACAGGCTGGTGGTCTGGGTATCATTCACAAGAACATGCCTCCTGAGCGTCAGGCTGAAGAAGTCCGTCAGGTGAAGAAGTTTGAAAGCGGCATGGTGGTCAACCCATTGGTGATTGGCCCGGATGCAACGCTGGAAGACGCACTCAACTTGATGGAAGCCCATAAGATCTCAGGTGTTCCGGTTGTCGAAAACGGTGGCCGTGGTGGCACTTCAACCGGCCGCCTCGTTGGTATCCTCACAAACCGTGACGTACGCTTTGCCTCCAACCCGGAGCAGCTGGTATGCGAGCTGATGACCCGCGACAACCTCGTCACTGTGCGCGACAACGTACGTCAGGATGAAGCCAAACGCCTTCTGCACCAACACCGCATCGAAAAGCTGCTGGTGGTTGACGAAAACCAGTGCTGCGTTGGCTTGATCACCGTAAAAGATATGGAAAAGGCGCAGCTGAACCCGAACGCATCCAAGGATGAGCAGGGCCGTCTTCTCGCAGGCGCTGCAACCAGCGTGGGTGAAGAGGGCATGCGCCGTGCAGAAGCGCTTATCGAAGCAAGCGTAGACCTTCTTGTGGTAGACACTGCACACGGCCACTCTCAGGCCGTGATTGATCAGGTTGCAGCGATTAAGAAGCGTTACCCGAATGTGGAGCTGGTTGCTGGTAACGTGGCTACACCAGCTGCAACAAAAGCACTGATTGATGCGGGTGCAGATGCGGTGAAAGTGGGCATTGGCCCAGGTTCCATCTGTACAACCCGTATCGTCGCTGGCGTAGGTGTGCCTCAGCTCACCGCGATCCTTGATTGTGCAGCTGAAGCGGCCAAAGCAGATGTGCCAATCATCGCAGACGGCGGCATCAAGTTCTCAGGCGACATGGCTAAGGCATTCGCAGCCGGTGCGGGCTCTTGCATGGTTGGATCCCTTCTGGCAGGGACGGAAGAAAGCCCGGGCGAGGTTTACTTGCATCAGGGCCGTTCCTACAAAGCCTACCGCGGCATGGGCTCTGTCGGCGCAATGGCACGCGGATCCGCAGATCGCTACTTCCAGGCAGAGGTCTCCGACAAGCTCAAACTGGTTCCGGAAGGCATTGAAGGTCAGGTGCCATACAAAGGCCCGCTCTCATCCGTCCTGCACCAGCTCGCAGGCGGCGTCCGCGCCTCCATGGGCTACGTCGGCGCACCAAACCTCCCAGAGTACAAAGAACGCGCCACCTTCGTCCGCATCTCCGGCGCTTCCCTCCGAGAGAGCCACGCTCACGATGTAACGATTACACGTGAGAGTCCTAACTATCCCGGCGCTGTTTGA
- a CDS encoding MarR family winged helix-turn-helix transcriptional regulator: MTQASLFEDEHNVELLNYLPLRIIATGRFIERRLSEHLQKNYGLSLPSWLVLSASERLGAVSVRELGPVIGLDTVAVSRAVKRLSEANLIKKQEHPRDRRLVRLSLTEEGRVVLRSLETQLEKLEKNLLPQLDVQERIRLGQMMSNIEEHEQSIL; this comes from the coding sequence ATGACGCAGGCAAGTTTGTTTGAGGACGAACATAATGTCGAGCTGCTGAACTATCTGCCGCTGCGCATCATCGCGACGGGTCGCTTCATCGAGCGACGCCTTTCCGAACATTTGCAGAAAAATTATGGCCTGTCGCTTCCTTCCTGGTTAGTCCTGAGCGCCTCTGAGCGTTTGGGGGCTGTCTCTGTTAGGGAACTTGGTCCTGTCATTGGTCTGGATACGGTTGCCGTTTCCCGAGCTGTAAAACGCCTTTCTGAAGCCAACCTCATTAAGAAACAGGAACATCCGAGAGATCGGCGCCTGGTTCGCCTGAGTCTGACAGAAGAGGGGCGTGTTGTTCTGCGTTCTTTGGAGACACAGTTGGAGAAACTCGAGAAGAATTTGCTGCCACAACTTGATGTTCAGGAGCGTATCAGACTGGGCCAAATGATGAGCAATATCGAAGAGCACGAGCAGTCTATTTTGTAG
- a CDS encoding tetratricopeptide repeat protein, with protein sequence MTETLRGTPEADTRREKINAALDAISYLEQDERFDEVIPVYQDLVGRYPDDVELLFKMATIMLRNGDLRESVAHLRKVLFMKPEHLPARANMGNALLLLGYLEQAKEAFDAVVDAEPNNRNALYGLATILIKMHGHAEAEPYARRLVQQIPNSAAALSLLGDALSAETNAEAAILNYRAALRFDPHYVPALLGLSKVLIIRKKSEEALARLNEAHDLQPRNVEVLVAMGHAYLLEDSTASAVESFELAHACEPDNAAALVHLSIGKRKMGLVYAGVYHAAAAWRLAPGNKQVANALGAALAAAGASDAARDVLTSHARGHEFMEATIAAIKEIEYLAEQGYERPVREEKRETEVVEAEEPDGTENVEQDETEALQEESSEAANVEQADEAEEKPELSEELEEKTAN encoded by the coding sequence ATGACAGAGACACTGCGTGGAACGCCGGAAGCCGATACCCGGCGAGAGAAAATCAACGCTGCACTGGATGCGATTTCCTATCTGGAACAGGATGAGCGCTTTGATGAGGTGATCCCTGTTTATCAGGACCTCGTTGGCCGATATCCGGATGATGTGGAACTTCTCTTCAAGATGGCAACAATCATGCTGCGCAATGGTGACCTTCGGGAGTCCGTTGCCCATTTGCGCAAAGTTCTGTTCATGAAGCCAGAGCATTTACCAGCCCGCGCCAATATGGGCAACGCGCTGCTTTTGCTTGGTTACCTAGAGCAAGCTAAAGAGGCATTTGATGCCGTCGTAGACGCAGAACCCAACAATCGCAATGCCCTTTATGGGCTGGCAACTATTCTGATCAAGATGCATGGGCATGCAGAAGCAGAGCCTTATGCCAGACGCCTTGTACAGCAGATCCCAAACAGCGCCGCTGCCCTATCATTGCTTGGCGATGCTTTAAGTGCTGAGACGAACGCAGAAGCAGCTATCCTGAACTATCGTGCGGCCCTTAGATTTGATCCGCATTATGTTCCAGCGCTTCTTGGTCTGTCGAAAGTGCTGATTATCCGCAAAAAGAGCGAAGAGGCACTCGCCCGCCTCAATGAGGCGCATGATCTGCAACCTCGCAACGTGGAAGTGCTTGTAGCGATGGGGCATGCTTATTTGCTGGAGGACAGTACGGCCAGTGCAGTTGAGAGCTTTGAGCTGGCGCATGCGTGCGAACCAGACAATGCGGCGGCTCTTGTGCATCTGAGCATCGGTAAGCGGAAGATGGGACTGGTGTATGCTGGCGTTTATCATGCTGCAGCAGCCTGGCGCCTCGCTCCCGGCAATAAGCAGGTTGCTAATGCGCTTGGCGCAGCACTTGCGGCAGCAGGTGCCAGCGATGCTGCCCGCGACGTGCTGACCTCTCACGCACGAGGTCATGAGTTTATGGAAGCTACAATCGCAGCCATCAAAGAAATCGAGTATCTTGCTGAGCAAGGCTATGAACGGCCTGTTCGAGAAGAAAAGCGTGAGACTGAGGTTGTGGAGGCAGAAGAGCCTGACGGAACAGAGAACGTAGAGCAAGACGAGACGGAAGCACTTCAGGAAGAAAGCAGCGAAGCAGCAAATGTGGAGCAAGCTGACGAGGCTGAAGAAAAGCCTGAGCTTTCTGAAGAGCTCGAAGAGAAAACTGCAAACTAA
- a CDS encoding MFS transporter: MPHRLRMTTMIVGMTLLLVQLDATVLGTAIPTIARDLNINPLSLHMTISLYQLTLAVFIPISGWTADRLGSKRLFVAATILFLSMSVACALSTNLTHLLISRSVQGVAGAFLMPIGRLTVIRMAGTKNLVQAMVWVVTPAAFGIAFGPFLGGVIVHYLSWRWIFLINVPVCIAVGTMSSFYFRDYKRKNKVPFDFPGFILLGSAASLLLAGIANLTKITSEASIPGSLFTASLLCALVFIWHAKRAVHPLIDLKLFTNVSYRLSTFAAVPLRIGVASFAFVMPLILQIPMGLDSLTTGLLMGAAAVGALLSRTVAHRLIKTFGFRGVLLPCTVALSVLTLTVGFVWLTQSLAAVAVLILLTGFTRSLVFTSANTASYADLTRCLVNQGVSFAGLVQQLSISLAVGFAAAVLHVRQNVTGADMLTGPDFIWLSVCTGLFALLPVVFFWFLPVNLGKNKVDEQAHLHH; this comes from the coding sequence ATGCCTCACCGCCTCCGCATGACGACCATGATCGTTGGCATGACGTTGTTGCTTGTGCAGTTGGATGCGACAGTGCTGGGGACTGCGATTCCGACCATAGCACGGGATCTGAACATCAATCCGCTGTCGCTGCATATGACGATTTCGCTCTATCAGCTCACACTGGCGGTGTTTATTCCCATTTCAGGCTGGACAGCAGATCGACTTGGCTCCAAGCGACTGTTCGTTGCAGCCACAATCCTGTTTTTGAGTATGTCTGTTGCCTGTGCACTTTCAACAAACCTCACCCACCTGCTGATTTCCCGCAGTGTGCAAGGTGTTGCTGGTGCGTTTTTGATGCCGATTGGACGCCTGACAGTTATTCGCATGGCTGGTACAAAGAACCTTGTGCAAGCCATGGTCTGGGTGGTGACGCCAGCTGCGTTCGGGATTGCGTTTGGTCCGTTTCTGGGTGGAGTGATCGTGCATTATCTGAGCTGGCGCTGGATCTTTCTCATCAACGTGCCCGTCTGCATTGCCGTCGGAACGATGAGCAGTTTTTACTTTCGAGACTACAAGCGTAAGAACAAGGTTCCTTTTGACTTTCCGGGTTTCATTTTGCTTGGCAGCGCTGCATCTCTCTTGCTTGCGGGTATCGCAAATCTCACCAAGATTACGAGTGAGGCCTCTATTCCGGGAAGCCTGTTCACGGCTAGTCTTCTCTGCGCCCTAGTCTTCATCTGGCACGCAAAGCGGGCGGTGCATCCCTTAATTGACCTGAAGCTCTTCACGAATGTGAGTTACCGCCTTTCCACTTTTGCAGCGGTGCCGCTGCGCATTGGGGTGGCGTCCTTTGCGTTTGTGATGCCGCTTATTTTGCAAATACCAATGGGGCTTGATAGCTTGACCACGGGGCTCCTGATGGGTGCGGCAGCGGTGGGCGCCCTGCTTTCCAGAACCGTTGCGCACCGCCTTATAAAAACGTTTGGTTTCCGTGGTGTGCTATTGCCCTGCACTGTCGCACTTTCCGTCTTGACGCTGACAGTGGGCTTTGTCTGGCTCACACAGTCTCTTGCAGCGGTCGCAGTACTCATCCTCCTGACAGGCTTCACGCGCAGTCTTGTGTTCACGTCCGCGAACACCGCAAGTTATGCCGATTTAACGCGATGTCTTGTCAATCAAGGTGTGAGCTTCGCGGGCCTCGTTCAGCAGCTCTCCATATCGCTGGCAGTCGGGTTTGCGGCAGCGGTGCTGCATGTTCGTCAAAATGTAACGGGAGCAGACATGTTGACCGGGCCGGATTTCATCTGGCTTTCCGTTTGCACCGGACTGTTTGCGCTTTTGCCTGTGGTGTTTTTCTGGTTCCTGCCGGTGAACCTTGGCAAAAACAAAGTGGATGAGCAGGCACACTTGCACCACTAG
- a CDS encoding RlmE family RNA methyltransferase: MTRNSSGRGSGDRGMFQRVKTARKRSNSSTLWLQRQLNDPYVRRAKVDGYRSRAAYKLIEINEKHEILKPGMRVVDLGCAPGGWSQLTAPIVGSTDDDPLVVGIDYLEVEPIPGVVILQKDFLDDDAPDELMKALGGHRPDLVMSDMAAPTTGHRQTDHLRTTYLFEIAIDFARQNLNEGGTFLSKVFAGGAEANLLQDLKKEFKSVVHIKPPASRKGSPEMFILARGFRGKK, from the coding sequence ATGACCCGCAACTCAAGTGGTCGTGGATCAGGTGATCGTGGCATGTTTCAGCGCGTGAAAACCGCGCGTAAACGGTCCAATTCCTCAACACTCTGGCTACAGCGCCAGCTGAACGATCCATATGTCCGCCGCGCGAAGGTAGATGGCTACCGCTCCCGCGCAGCGTACAAGCTGATTGAGATCAACGAAAAGCACGAGATCCTGAAACCAGGCATGCGCGTGGTGGATCTGGGCTGTGCACCGGGCGGCTGGTCTCAGCTGACCGCACCAATCGTTGGTTCCACAGATGATGATCCGCTGGTTGTTGGTATCGACTATCTTGAAGTTGAGCCAATTCCAGGGGTGGTGATCTTGCAGAAAGACTTTCTGGACGACGATGCGCCAGACGAGCTGATGAAAGCGCTTGGTGGACATCGCCCTGATCTGGTCATGTCCGATATGGCGGCTCCAACAACTGGCCACCGTCAGACAGATCACCTGCGCACGACCTACCTGTTCGAGATCGCAATTGATTTTGCGCGTCAGAACCTCAACGAGGGCGGCACGTTCCTCTCTAAGGTGTTTGCAGGCGGTGCCGAAGCAAATCTGCTTCAGGATTTGAAAAAAGAGTTCAAGTCCGTGGTGCACATCAAGCCGCCAGCGAGCCGCAAGGGCAGCCCGGAGATGTTCATTCTCGCCCGTGGCTTTAGAGGCAAAAAGTAA